In one window of Halorubrum sp. BV1 DNA:
- a CDS encoding metal-dependent hydrolase translates to MELTWHGHSTWHVVVDDTELLIDPHFDNPKTDVDPEELDPDYLLLTHGHTDHISDADQYEDATVVATPELTGYVQDTFGHENAVGGMGMNIGGTVECGDAWVTMVRADHSNGIDTGYGTSAGMPAGFVVGDKKPTQESDPDCTTFYHAGDTGLMSEMVDVIAPYLEPDAAALPVGDHFTMGPAGAGIAADWVGADVVFPMHYDTFPPIEIDTREFESEVKAAGAAAEPVILDGDETYVLE, encoded by the coding sequence ATGGAACTCACTTGGCACGGCCACTCGACGTGGCACGTCGTGGTCGATGACACCGAACTGCTCATCGACCCGCACTTCGACAACCCGAAGACCGACGTCGATCCGGAGGAACTCGACCCCGACTATCTCCTCTTGACGCACGGACACACCGACCACATCTCTGACGCGGACCAGTACGAGGACGCGACGGTCGTCGCCACCCCAGAGCTGACGGGGTACGTACAGGACACCTTCGGCCACGAGAACGCCGTCGGCGGGATGGGGATGAACATCGGCGGCACCGTCGAGTGCGGCGACGCGTGGGTGACGATGGTACGTGCCGACCACTCGAACGGGATCGACACCGGCTACGGCACCTCCGCGGGGATGCCCGCCGGCTTCGTCGTCGGCGACAAGAAGCCGACACAGGAGTCCGACCCCGACTGCACGACGTTCTACCACGCCGGCGACACGGGCCTGATGTCGGAGATGGTCGACGTGATCGCACCGTACCTCGAACCCGACGCCGCCGCGCTCCCGGTCGGCGACCACTTCACGATGGGACCGGCCGGCGCGGGGATCGCCGCCGACTGGGTGGGGGCCGACGTCGTCTTCCCGATGCACTACGACACGTTCCCGCCGATCGAGATCGACACGCGCGAGTTCGAAAGCGAGGTGAAGGCCGCGGGAGCCGCCGCGGAGCCGGTTATCCTCGACGGCGACGAGACCTACGTCCTGGAGTGA
- a CDS encoding universal stress protein codes for MYERILIPTDGSDVAEAAVDHALDLAEKYDAEVHALYVVDIDSVHLSLGTEQVDRLRQGRFGEMEELKEQADEATGSVADRGEERGIEVVEHISGGRPHKLIGEYAEDHGMDLIVMGSHGRAGVRRALLGSVTERTLRSTHVPILVVDYLDED; via the coding sequence ATGTACGAACGCATTCTGATCCCGACGGACGGAAGCGACGTCGCCGAAGCTGCGGTCGACCACGCGCTCGACCTCGCCGAGAAGTACGACGCCGAGGTTCACGCGCTGTACGTGGTCGACATCGACTCGGTCCACCTCAGCCTCGGCACCGAACAGGTCGACCGGCTGCGGCAGGGTCGGTTCGGCGAGATGGAGGAGCTGAAAGAGCAGGCCGACGAGGCCACCGGCTCCGTCGCCGATCGTGGTGAGGAGCGCGGCATCGAGGTGGTCGAACACATCTCGGGTGGCCGCCCGCACAAGCTGATCGGCGAGTACGCCGAGGACCACGGCATGGACCTCATCGTAATGGGGAGCCACGGCCGTGCGGGCGTCCGACGCGCGCTTCTCGGGAGCGTCACCGAGCGCACGCTGCGCTCGACTCACGTCCCCATCCTCGTCGTCGACTACCTCGACGAGGACTGA
- a CDS encoding PAS domain-containing sensor histidine kinase: MVHDRSGRKSDASDDAKAGHAGGDRGDEKTHVAAADHVTGDGRGGDSGRYRHLIEHVQDAVVEFDFVDGEPIVRSVNRAFVDVFGYDADEICGESLNGWIVPEWKREEARRLDERSAAGEINYQQVKRETATGLREFLYRGVPYAEADEAARDGGFAVYTDLTEISRNERRLKVLNRILRHNIRNNANVVAGHTTRLLAEMDPRDAEAVDVAATIERAAHELERLADEAGNIRRVLRRPTEEGNEIDPVPLVRSVVEDHRERSPAADISLSVPESASVLGDSRLRYAVDSLVDNAIEHNPSPTPRVRVSVEDATATSGTDDEWVVLRVEDDGPRIPPDEREVILDSAEITPTHHGSGLGLWLTELTVETFGGDLAFGRSDMGGNDVSIRLRRH; encoded by the coding sequence ATGGTGCATGACCGATCGGGTCGAAAGAGCGATGCGAGCGATGACGCGAAGGCCGGGCACGCCGGGGGCGACCGCGGCGATGAGAAGACGCACGTCGCCGCCGCCGACCACGTGACCGGTGACGGCCGCGGGGGCGACTCGGGTCGCTACCGGCATCTCATCGAACACGTCCAAGACGCGGTCGTCGAGTTCGACTTCGTGGACGGAGAACCGATCGTTCGGTCGGTGAACCGGGCGTTCGTCGACGTCTTCGGCTACGACGCCGACGAGATATGCGGCGAATCGCTCAACGGCTGGATCGTCCCCGAGTGGAAACGCGAGGAGGCGCGCCGGCTCGACGAGCGCTCCGCCGCCGGCGAGATCAACTATCAACAGGTCAAACGCGAGACGGCGACCGGACTCCGAGAGTTCCTGTACCGAGGCGTGCCGTACGCGGAAGCTGACGAGGCAGCGAGAGACGGCGGGTTCGCCGTGTACACCGACCTCACGGAGATCTCTCGGAACGAACGCCGACTGAAAGTGTTGAACCGCATCCTGCGGCACAACATCCGCAACAACGCGAACGTCGTCGCGGGCCACACGACGCGCCTACTCGCCGAGATGGACCCACGAGACGCCGAGGCGGTCGACGTGGCGGCGACGATCGAGCGGGCGGCCCACGAACTGGAGCGGCTCGCTGACGAGGCGGGGAACATCCGTCGCGTGCTCCGTCGACCGACCGAGGAGGGCAACGAGATCGATCCGGTCCCGCTCGTCCGGTCGGTGGTCGAGGACCACCGCGAGCGGTCGCCGGCCGCCGACATCTCCCTCTCGGTTCCGGAGTCGGCGTCCGTACTCGGGGACAGTCGCCTGCGGTACGCCGTCGACAGCCTCGTGGACAACGCGATAGAGCACAACCCGAGCCCGACGCCGCGAGTCCGCGTCAGCGTCGAGGATGCGACCGCGACGAGCGGCACAGACGACGAGTGGGTCGTCCTCCGCGTCGAAGACGACGGCCCGCGAATACCGCCCGACGAGCGAGAGGTGATCCTCGACAGCGCTGAGATCACGCCGACGCACCACGGCAGCGGACTCGGGCTCTGGCTGACGGAACTCACCGTCGAGACGTTCGGTGGAGACCTCGCGTTCGGCAGAAGCGACATGGGCGGCAACGACGTCTCGATCCGCCTCCGGCGGCACTGA
- a CDS encoding ATPase, T2SS/T4P/T4SS family, whose product MTTGDAERSPPSQDGTAEPPAFEPDAVPDRLAAGATAARRLSDRVDMGEEPGDSTAVKGEYTWDDYTEEFFLDADGTPPVDEEGEPREFTRADKTEALGFDPDRTEPLLGAGERAAADLAELVDERTVNVNPDVDEDAFFSTDDGHATLANRYDLEKAVPIPKKTHFREIERYWVNKPYAFVMIFRSTKENEVKYYAVQPYRTEIETDLVEFLTGKLRTSIKYADEAIAGGDETFREGVIVDETLTLLDRYGLYDRADGGRGAVDDLIDGLSDRFGLDVTAGIAGRITESLGYEPPMEGSDAATAVRARPEPAVLAEDPETLTDHQVEKLLYYLKRDFIGYERIDPIKYDINVEDISCDGYDSPVFVYHSDYEQIITNVYHGTDELDDFVVKLAQRSGKGISKRRPQVDATLPDGSRAQLTLGREVSDHGTNYTIRQFNDVPFTPIDLINWKTFSLDEMAFLWLAIENHKSLIFAGGTASGKTTSLNAVSLFIPSNAKIVSIEDTREVELPQRNWIASVTRPSFSDDDKGDIDEFDLLEAALRQRPDYIVMGEIRGEEGRTAFQVMSTGHTTYTTFHADTVGEVLKRFTTDPINVSKTMFTALDLVSVQTSTRVQGRKVRRNKSLTEINHYDAENDEINVQDVFQWQAETDEFLQMGDSNTLDDIMFDRGWSRETLDEELRKRRIVLAYLIDRGLNSYAQVAATFQAFINDPETVLALMANEELERSLEDLREMESVLINVDRDKEEMVPRPEPDEAGREEVEAILAEAEDLFAEYRGRLPDSVADALLDVAPARDVEADPDADHETLASTAREAATLDAEAVAAVGVESDALDADRVAGADSAGADSAGVDPTAEASPGSPPASDVDGSSTTSARAPTAPDHDAFEGVADATPPSENGRDDEAVDGIDFDEPFEEGIDVLGQSPGGGTEAQGDEPDGDEAHDQSVDSDAGGDGEAESDDEPDRDWGFGTVDPPEED is encoded by the coding sequence ATGACCACAGGGGACGCCGAGCGCTCGCCTCCGTCACAGGACGGCACGGCGGAGCCGCCGGCATTCGAGCCGGACGCCGTTCCCGATCGGTTGGCCGCGGGTGCGACCGCCGCCCGCCGCCTCAGCGACCGCGTCGATATGGGCGAGGAACCCGGAGACTCGACGGCGGTGAAGGGGGAGTACACGTGGGACGACTACACGGAGGAGTTCTTTCTCGACGCGGACGGAACTCCCCCGGTCGACGAGGAGGGAGAGCCCCGCGAGTTCACGCGCGCCGACAAAACCGAGGCGCTCGGGTTCGACCCCGACCGGACCGAACCCCTCCTCGGAGCCGGCGAGCGCGCGGCCGCCGACCTCGCGGAGCTGGTCGACGAACGCACGGTGAACGTGAACCCCGACGTCGACGAGGACGCGTTCTTTTCGACTGACGACGGACACGCGACCCTCGCGAACCGCTACGACTTGGAGAAAGCGGTTCCGATCCCGAAGAAGACGCACTTCCGCGAGATAGAGCGGTACTGGGTGAACAAGCCGTACGCGTTCGTGATGATCTTCCGGTCTACGAAGGAAAACGAGGTGAAGTACTACGCGGTACAGCCGTACCGGACCGAGATCGAGACCGACCTCGTCGAGTTCCTCACCGGGAAGCTCCGCACGTCGATCAAGTACGCGGACGAGGCGATCGCCGGCGGCGACGAGACGTTCCGCGAGGGCGTCATCGTCGACGAGACGCTGACGCTTCTCGATCGATACGGCCTCTACGACCGCGCCGACGGCGGGCGGGGAGCCGTCGACGACCTGATCGACGGCCTCTCCGATCGCTTCGGCCTCGACGTCACGGCCGGTATCGCCGGGCGGATCACGGAGTCGCTCGGCTACGAGCCCCCGATGGAGGGCAGCGACGCCGCGACCGCGGTGCGCGCGCGGCCCGAGCCCGCGGTGCTCGCCGAGGACCCGGAGACGCTCACCGACCACCAGGTCGAGAAACTGCTCTACTACCTCAAGCGCGATTTTATCGGCTACGAGCGCATCGATCCGATAAAATACGACATCAACGTCGAGGACATCTCCTGTGACGGCTACGACTCGCCCGTCTTCGTCTACCACTCCGACTACGAGCAGATCATCACCAACGTCTACCACGGCACCGACGAGCTGGACGACTTCGTCGTGAAGCTCGCCCAGCGCTCCGGCAAGGGGATCTCGAAGCGCCGCCCGCAGGTCGACGCCACGCTCCCCGACGGCTCCCGCGCGCAGCTCACGCTCGGTCGGGAGGTCTCGGACCACGGCACGAACTACACGATCCGGCAGTTCAACGACGTGCCCTTCACCCCGATCGACCTGATCAACTGGAAGACGTTCTCGCTCGACGAGATGGCCTTCCTGTGGCTCGCAATCGAGAACCACAAGAGCCTGATCTTCGCGGGCGGCACCGCCTCCGGGAAGACGACGAGCCTGAACGCGGTCTCGCTTTTCATCCCCTCGAACGCGAAGATCGTTTCGATCGAGGACACCCGCGAGGTCGAGCTTCCACAGCGCAACTGGATCGCCTCCGTCACCCGCCCCTCCTTCTCGGACGACGACAAAGGCGATATCGACGAGTTCGACTTACTGGAGGCCGCGCTCCGCCAGCGCCCGGACTACATCGTGATGGGCGAGATCCGCGGTGAGGAGGGTCGGACCGCCTTCCAGGTCATGTCGACCGGCCACACCACCTACACCACCTTCCACGCCGACACTGTCGGCGAAGTGCTCAAGCGGTTCACCACCGACCCGATCAACGTCTCGAAGACGATGTTCACCGCCCTCGATCTGGTCTCCGTGCAGACGTCGACGCGGGTGCAGGGTCGGAAGGTGCGGCGCAACAAGTCGCTCACCGAGATCAACCACTACGACGCCGAAAACGACGAAATCAACGTCCAAGACGTGTTCCAGTGGCAGGCGGAAACCGACGAGTTCCTCCAGATGGGCGACTCGAACACGCTCGACGACATCATGTTCGATCGCGGGTGGAGTCGCGAGACGCTCGACGAGGAACTCCGGAAGCGGCGGATCGTGTTGGCGTACCTCATTGACCGTGGACTCAACAGCTACGCACAGGTGGCGGCGACGTTCCAGGCGTTCATCAACGACCCGGAGACGGTGCTCGCGCTGATGGCCAACGAGGAGCTGGAGCGCTCGCTCGAAGACCTCCGCGAGATGGAATCCGTCCTCATCAATGTCGACCGCGACAAAGAGGAGATGGTCCCGCGGCCGGAGCCCGACGAGGCGGGCCGCGAGGAGGTCGAAGCCATCCTCGCGGAGGCCGAGGACCTGTTCGCGGAGTACCGCGGTCGGCTGCCAGACTCCGTCGCGGACGCGCTGCTCGACGTCGCGCCCGCTCGCGACGTGGAGGCCGATCCGGACGCGGACCACGAGACGCTCGCGTCGACCGCGCGGGAGGCGGCGACGCTCGACGCCGAGGCGGTCGCGGCGGTCGGCGTCGAGTCCGACGCGCTTGACGCCGACCGCGTCGCCGGCGCAGATTCCGCCGGCGCAGATTCCGCTGGAGTCGACCCCACGGCCGAGGCGAGTCCCGGATCGCCCCCGGCGTCCGACGTCGACGGGTCCTCGACGACGTCGGCGAGAGCACCGACCGCGCCGGACCACGATGCGTTCGAGGGGGTGGCCGACGCGACGCCCCCGTCGGAGAACGGACGCGACGACGAGGCCGTTGACGGGATCGACTTCGACGAACCCTTCGAGGAGGGAATCGACGTGTTGGGCCAGTCGCCGGGGGGCGGGACCGAGGCGCAGGGTGACGAACCGGACGGGGACGAAGCCCACGATCAGAGTGTCGACTCGGACGCGGGCGGCGATGGGGAGGCCGAAAGCGACGACGAGCCGGACCGCGACTGGGGGTTCGGCACCGTCGATCCCCCGGAGGAGGACTGA
- a CDS encoding SDR family NAD(P)-dependent oxidoreductase encodes MTGWTADEMPRLDGKTVVVTGANSGLGFEATRAFAAKGATVVMACRSVERGTDAAVEIRADTRGDADGTLEVRECDLASLESVATFAEGVADDYDAVDVLCNNAGVMAIPRCETDDGFETQLGVNHLGHFALTCRLFPLLAAGNGVGRGAEESGSPAADLSGSGDARVVTQSSGAHERGEMDFTDLNWEESYEKWGAYGRSKLANLLFAYELQRRIDAAADDVGVRSVACHPGYAATNLQLRTAKESGTPLATAVMRLANAAFGQDAATGALPLLYAATADVDGGAYVEPGGVLNMRGSPTVGRSNDASYDLDDARRLWEYSAEATGVDLSL; translated from the coding sequence ATGACAGGATGGACGGCCGACGAGATGCCGCGGTTGGACGGGAAGACGGTCGTCGTCACCGGTGCGAACAGCGGGCTTGGATTCGAGGCGACGCGGGCGTTCGCCGCGAAGGGTGCAACGGTCGTGATGGCGTGTCGCAGCGTCGAGCGCGGGACGGACGCCGCCGTCGAGATCCGCGCGGACACCCGCGGCGACGCGGACGGTACGCTGGAGGTGCGCGAGTGCGACCTCGCCTCGCTGGAGTCGGTGGCGACGTTCGCCGAGGGCGTCGCCGACGACTACGACGCCGTCGACGTGCTGTGTAACAACGCGGGCGTGATGGCGATCCCGCGGTGCGAGACCGACGACGGCTTCGAGACCCAACTCGGCGTCAACCACCTCGGCCACTTCGCGCTCACCTGTCGGCTGTTCCCGCTGCTCGCGGCCGGCAACGGCGTCGGACGCGGCGCGGAGGAGTCGGGAAGCCCGGCTGCCGATCTCTCGGGATCCGGCGACGCCCGCGTCGTCACCCAGTCGTCGGGCGCACACGAGCGCGGCGAGATGGATTTCACAGACCTCAACTGGGAGGAGTCGTACGAGAAGTGGGGCGCGTACGGCCGGAGCAAGCTCGCGAACCTGCTTTTTGCCTACGAACTGCAGCGACGGATCGACGCGGCCGCCGACGACGTCGGCGTCCGCAGCGTCGCCTGCCACCCCGGATACGCCGCCACGAACCTCCAGCTACGGACCGCAAAAGAGAGCGGGACGCCACTCGCGACCGCCGTGATGCGCCTCGCGAACGCCGCGTTCGGTCAGGACGCCGCGACCGGCGCGCTCCCGTTGTTGTACGCCGCGACCGCCGACGTCGACGGCGGCGCGTACGTCGAGCCCGGCGGCGTGCTGAACATGCGCGGATCGCCGACCGTCGGCCGCTCGAACGACGCGTCCTACGACCTCGACGACGCCCGACGCCTCTGGGAGTATTCCGCGGAGGCGACCGGCGTGGACCTGTCACTTTGA
- a CDS encoding fumarylacetoacetate hydrolase family protein, with amino-acid sequence MHRVRFRDPAGSIREGTYDPASDTVAFAGEEYALDSPAIDVLPPTDPSKIVCIGRNYAEHAAELGNDVPDRPLLFLKPPNALASHGDTVTVPAGKDRIDWEAEIAVVIGEQCKDVDAENAMDVVAGFTCMDDISNRDDQNREQNWVRGKAFDNAAPLGPVLATPDEVPDDASVELRVNGETKQSSDRAHQIFDVPTLIEEITTYMTLEAGDVIATGTPEGVGPLSDGDTVEVDVEGVGVLEHDVRIP; translated from the coding sequence ATGCACCGCGTACGGTTCCGCGACCCGGCCGGATCGATCCGCGAAGGTACGTACGACCCCGCGAGCGACACCGTCGCGTTCGCGGGCGAGGAGTACGCGCTCGACTCGCCCGCGATCGACGTGCTCCCGCCGACCGACCCCTCGAAGATCGTGTGTATCGGCCGCAACTACGCCGAGCACGCCGCGGAACTGGGCAACGACGTGCCCGACCGGCCGCTGCTGTTTTTGAAGCCCCCGAACGCGCTCGCGAGCCACGGCGACACCGTCACCGTCCCGGCGGGAAAAGATCGGATCGACTGGGAGGCCGAGATCGCGGTCGTGATCGGCGAGCAGTGCAAGGACGTCGACGCCGAGAACGCGATGGACGTGGTGGCGGGGTTCACCTGCATGGACGACATCTCGAACCGCGATGACCAGAACAGAGAGCAGAACTGGGTCCGGGGGAAGGCGTTCGACAACGCCGCGCCGCTCGGTCCGGTCCTCGCAACCCCGGACGAGGTGCCGGACGACGCGAGCGTCGAACTGCGCGTGAACGGCGAGACGAAGCAGTCGAGCGACCGTGCCCACCAGATATTCGACGTGCCGACGCTGATCGAGGAGATCACGACGTACATGACGCTCGAAGCCGGCGACGTGATCGCGACCGGTACGCCCGAGGGCGTCGGTCCGCTCTCCGACGGCGACACGGTCGAGGTCGACGTCGAGGGCGTCGGCGTCCTCGAACACGACGTGCGGATCCCCTGA
- a CDS encoding cold-shock protein, whose product MATGKVDFFNDTGGYGFIETDDADEDVFFHMEDVGGPDLEEGQEVEFDIEEADKGPRATNLTRL is encoded by the coding sequence ATGGCGACAGGTAAGGTCGACTTCTTCAACGACACCGGCGGCTACGGATTCATCGAGACTGACGACGCTGACGAGGACGTGTTCTTCCATATGGAAGACGTCGGCGGCCCGGACCTCGAGGAGGGACAGGAAGTAGAATTCGATATAGAGGAGGCCGATAAGGGGCCGAGAGCGACGAACCTCACTCGGCTGTAG
- a CDS encoding cation acetate symporter encodes MTALASTLLQSSLLPEGLDISFKTLPAVLVVGMLLIFLAIGFVFRVADTEDMWVAGRSIGNLENGMAIGANWMSAASYLGMAALIATAGIYGLAFVVGWTTGYFILLIFLAAQLRRFGKYTAPDFVGDRFNSDTARAIGAVTTFLIGFVYAIGQARGMALVGLYIFGDLGFLGLSGYQAMVIIMMTITVGYLTLSGMLGATKNMAVQYVILIVAFVAGLYAVGLANGYSTVLPQIEYGMLISSLSSEFSEPFVNASYYLWIATAFSLIVGTCGLPHVLVRFYTVENERTARWSTVWGLGFICILYFSAPAFAAFGTDLYAQNIGAVYGDPGMTSSAADVIVVLAAQLSNLPQWFVGLVAAGGIAAAIATTAGLFIAGSSAISHDIYTTIINPDATQRQQVLVGRLSIVALGVITTLAALDPAAPIAALVSYAFSLAGAVLFPMFFLGMWWENTNREGALAGMTTGLTIWFIPMINEVVPTYIGGLEAPLNATLATWMPAIGSALIAVPIVFAVTIVVSMVTDEPPIETKRIVRQCHSPEPMSQQQTAEDVVAADGGEDVATDGGEELATDGGRAADGADTDGDGAGNDAVTEE; translated from the coding sequence ATGACTGCGCTCGCCTCGACGCTCCTTCAGAGCAGTCTCCTCCCGGAGGGGCTCGACATCTCGTTCAAGACGCTTCCCGCGGTGCTGGTCGTCGGGATGCTCCTCATCTTCCTCGCCATCGGATTCGTCTTCCGCGTGGCCGACACTGAGGACATGTGGGTCGCCGGTCGTTCCATCGGCAACCTCGAGAACGGGATGGCGATCGGCGCGAACTGGATGTCTGCGGCGTCGTACCTCGGAATGGCGGCGCTCATCGCGACTGCAGGCATCTACGGGCTCGCGTTCGTCGTCGGCTGGACGACGGGATACTTCATCCTGCTCATCTTCCTCGCCGCGCAGCTGCGCCGGTTCGGGAAGTACACCGCACCCGACTTCGTCGGCGACCGATTTAATTCCGACACCGCCCGCGCGATCGGCGCGGTCACGACGTTCCTCATCGGGTTCGTCTACGCCATCGGACAGGCCCGCGGGATGGCGCTCGTCGGCCTGTACATCTTCGGCGACCTCGGCTTCCTCGGACTGAGCGGCTACCAAGCGATGGTCATCATCATGATGACGATCACCGTTGGGTACCTGACGCTGTCCGGCATGCTGGGCGCGACGAAGAACATGGCCGTCCAGTACGTCATCCTCATCGTGGCGTTCGTCGCCGGGCTGTACGCGGTCGGACTCGCGAACGGCTACTCGACGGTGCTCCCGCAGATCGAGTACGGGATGCTCATCAGTTCGCTCAGTTCCGAGTTCTCGGAGCCGTTCGTGAACGCCAGCTACTACCTGTGGATCGCGACGGCGTTCTCGCTCATCGTGGGAACCTGTGGACTCCCGCACGTGCTGGTGCGCTTCTACACCGTGGAAAACGAGCGGACCGCCCGCTGGTCGACCGTGTGGGGTCTCGGATTCATCTGTATCCTCTACTTCAGCGCGCCGGCGTTCGCGGCGTTCGGGACCGACCTGTACGCGCAGAACATCGGTGCTGTGTACGGTGACCCCGGTATGACGTCTTCCGCAGCCGACGTGATCGTCGTGCTGGCCGCGCAGCTCTCGAACCTGCCACAGTGGTTCGTCGGGCTGGTCGCGGCAGGCGGTATCGCCGCGGCGATCGCGACGACGGCCGGACTGTTCATCGCCGGTTCCTCGGCGATCTCACACGACATCTACACCACGATCATCAACCCCGACGCGACCCAGCGCCAGCAGGTGCTCGTCGGCCGACTCAGCATCGTCGCGCTCGGCGTCATCACGACGCTGGCCGCGCTCGATCCCGCGGCACCCATCGCCGCGCTCGTCTCGTACGCGTTCTCGCTCGCGGGAGCCGTGCTGTTCCCGATGTTCTTCCTCGGCATGTGGTGGGAGAACACGAACCGCGAAGGTGCGCTCGCCGGCATGACCACGGGGCTGACGATCTGGTTTATTCCGATGATCAACGAGGTCGTCCCGACGTACATCGGCGGCCTCGAAGCGCCGCTCAACGCGACGCTCGCGACGTGGATGCCGGCGATCGGCTCCGCGCTCATCGCGGTACCGATCGTCTTCGCCGTTACCATCGTCGTCTCGATGGTGACCGACGAGCCACCGATAGAGACGAAACGGATCGTCCGACAGTGTCACAGTCCGGAGCCAATGAGCCAGCAGCAGACCGCAGAGGACGTCGTCGCTGCCGACGGCGGCGAGGATGTCGCCACTGACGGCGGCGAAGAGTTGGCGACCGACGGCGGCCGCGCCGCGGACGGTGCAGACACAGACGGCGACGGTGCCGGAAATGACGCGGTCACGGAGGAGTAA
- a CDS encoding DUF1405 domain-containing protein, with product MLGRLRDPAVRGRVRAALAAELLGTPRSLAVILGFTAFMFAVGVGYYAPTAGDVPVWLWPLYADSAVAVALGGVVLASVVPTIRRGERVVDAPTSRPLAYLHTVAFVWLVQFGLWPLVSLNLAVGAYLAAPDALIYYWGVIGTHLCFVGLALLFPAFGRTTRGALATALALVGINAVVDYGFGYHPPLLYEPGAGLAGATLAIAVGAVTLANRSFRRL from the coding sequence CTGCTGGGGCGGCTCCGCGACCCGGCGGTCCGCGGCCGCGTCCGTGCGGCACTCGCGGCGGAGCTTCTCGGGACGCCGCGGAGCCTCGCGGTCATCCTCGGCTTCACCGCGTTCATGTTCGCCGTGGGCGTCGGGTACTACGCGCCGACGGCCGGCGACGTTCCCGTCTGGCTGTGGCCGCTATACGCGGACTCGGCCGTCGCCGTCGCCCTCGGCGGTGTCGTCCTCGCGAGCGTCGTCCCGACGATTCGAAGAGGCGAGCGCGTCGTCGACGCGCCGACGTCGCGCCCGCTGGCGTACCTCCACACCGTCGCGTTCGTCTGGCTCGTCCAGTTCGGACTCTGGCCGCTCGTCTCGCTGAACCTCGCGGTCGGCGCGTACCTCGCCGCGCCCGACGCGCTGATCTACTACTGGGGCGTTATCGGGACGCACCTCTGTTTCGTCGGTCTCGCGCTGCTGTTTCCGGCATTCGGGCGGACGACGCGCGGCGCGCTCGCGACGGCGCTCGCGCTCGTCGGTATCAACGCCGTCGTCGACTACGGGTTCGGCTACCACCCGCCGCTTCTGTACGAGCCCGGGGCGGGGCTCGCGGGCGCGACCCTTGCTATCGCGGTCGGTGCGGTCACGCTCGCGAACCGGTCGTTCCGGCGGCTGTGA